From a region of the Polyangium spumosum genome:
- a CDS encoding RCC1 domain-containing protein, with protein MPSATVPFARSGSAVAFVLMAFAGCGGASERPAAPAPSLPPPPALTGVPPLGCAAPLADRSAKATALVASELHTCALLDGGRVACWGRDEKRGRMNLCESKHAALAVELPFERGDQVATSMEGTCTLSQGTVRCTEGIFTALCEKPCGSGEVAALAGASRIAVGDYHVCAIVRGEVVCVAPVFLHGLPPVLGDVGGREAKRAPAGAGSEYARSKVPIRGATLLTAGAGFSCATDAAGAVWCWGANYHGVLGVAHGKEQDDGALHRVGAFDDVVHLESNGATACAITRAGDTYCWGAGFDDGAVTMPFERARDVAIGDGFVCAVDGADRVTCAGKFRDVLGGEPLSFAGKPIEIASGSGRLCARLESGAIACAGISGYLGDGGGLPTPVNDGSGAMDVKLVHEPRHVLGPHAE; from the coding sequence ATGCCGTCCGCCACCGTCCCGTTCGCTCGCTCCGGTTCGGCCGTCGCCTTCGTTCTCATGGCATTCGCCGGATGCGGGGGCGCGTCCGAGCGTCCGGCGGCTCCTGCGCCCTCGTTGCCGCCGCCTCCGGCGCTCACCGGCGTGCCGCCGCTCGGCTGCGCGGCGCCGCTCGCCGATCGGTCGGCGAAGGCCACGGCTCTCGTCGCGAGCGAGCTCCACACGTGCGCGCTCCTCGACGGCGGTCGCGTGGCGTGCTGGGGGCGCGACGAGAAGCGCGGTCGGATGAATCTCTGCGAGAGCAAGCACGCGGCGCTGGCCGTCGAGCTCCCGTTCGAACGCGGAGACCAGGTCGCGACCTCGATGGAGGGTACGTGCACGCTCTCGCAAGGCACCGTCCGCTGCACGGAAGGGATCTTCACCGCGCTGTGCGAGAAGCCCTGCGGGAGCGGAGAGGTCGCGGCGCTCGCGGGCGCTTCACGAATCGCGGTCGGCGACTACCACGTCTGCGCCATCGTTCGTGGTGAGGTCGTCTGCGTGGCCCCCGTGTTTTTGCACGGCCTGCCGCCGGTGCTCGGGGACGTCGGCGGTCGCGAGGCAAAGCGGGCGCCGGCGGGTGCGGGCAGCGAATACGCGCGGAGCAAGGTGCCGATTCGTGGAGCAACGCTGCTGACGGCCGGCGCCGGGTTCTCGTGCGCGACCGATGCAGCAGGCGCGGTGTGGTGCTGGGGCGCCAATTATCATGGCGTGCTCGGCGTGGCGCACGGCAAGGAGCAGGACGACGGCGCTCTGCACCGCGTGGGGGCCTTCGACGACGTCGTCCACCTCGAATCGAACGGCGCGACGGCGTGCGCGATCACGCGCGCGGGCGACACGTATTGCTGGGGCGCCGGTTTCGACGATGGTGCTGTGACGATGCCGTTCGAGCGCGCGCGCGACGTCGCGATCGGAGACGGATTCGTCTGCGCGGTCGACGGCGCGGACCGCGTGACTTGCGCGGGAAAGTTCCGTGATGTGCTCGGCGGCGAGCCGCTGTCGTTCGCCGGCAAGCCGATCGAGATCGCGAGCGGCAGCGGGCGCCTGTGCGCGCGGCTCGAGAGCGGCGCGATCGCGTGTGCCGGAATCTCCGGATACCTCGGCGACGGCGGCGGTTTGCCGACGCCCGTCAACGACGGCTCCGGCGCGATGGATGTCAAGCTCGTACACGAGCCGCGCCACGTCCTCGGCCCGCACGCCGAATGA
- a CDS encoding SDR family oxidoreductase → MARFLHGRSSRVSALAGLLLLGLSLGWLARRARAISLRGKVAVVTGGSRGLGLLMAEELVRQGAHVAICGRDAGAVSRAMHLLLSRHGADVLGEARDLGKEEEARAFIESVVARFGRIDLLVNNAGVIQVAPLDMLDVAKLDEAMRSNFWSAANTTFAALPHLGADARIVNVTSVGGRVPLPHMLGYTASKFAMVGLSEGLAAELRARGTKVTTVVPGPMRTGSFYNAEFLGRQREEFAWFSVLSSLPLLSIDAEVAARRIIRAAREGRREVHLGLVGRLLPVLHGLAPRLFGMVTTAMARLLPPPGHSPERWKGREINSTLPGSFLLGLGDRAARENNEEPPV, encoded by the coding sequence GTGGCGCGATTTCTACACGGGCGTTCTTCGCGGGTCTCCGCGCTGGCCGGTCTTTTATTGCTGGGATTGTCGCTCGGCTGGCTCGCTCGTCGGGCGCGCGCCATCAGCCTTCGGGGCAAGGTCGCGGTCGTGACCGGCGGATCCCGCGGGCTCGGCTTGCTCATGGCCGAGGAGCTCGTCCGGCAGGGGGCCCACGTGGCCATCTGTGGGCGGGACGCGGGCGCGGTGAGCCGGGCGATGCACCTCCTGCTCAGCCGTCACGGCGCGGACGTGCTCGGCGAGGCGCGCGACCTCGGCAAGGAGGAAGAGGCGAGGGCCTTCATCGAGAGCGTCGTCGCGCGTTTCGGGCGGATCGACCTGCTCGTGAACAACGCGGGCGTGATCCAGGTGGCGCCGCTCGACATGCTCGACGTGGCGAAGCTCGACGAGGCGATGCGCTCGAACTTCTGGAGCGCGGCGAATACGACGTTCGCGGCGCTGCCGCACCTCGGCGCGGACGCGCGCATCGTGAACGTGACCTCGGTCGGCGGGCGCGTGCCGCTGCCGCACATGCTCGGCTACACGGCCTCGAAGTTCGCGATGGTGGGCCTGTCCGAGGGGCTCGCGGCCGAGCTCCGCGCGCGGGGAACGAAGGTCACCACGGTGGTGCCGGGGCCGATGCGGACGGGCTCGTTCTACAATGCGGAGTTCCTCGGCCGGCAGCGGGAGGAGTTCGCCTGGTTCAGCGTGCTCTCGTCCTTGCCGCTCCTCTCGATCGACGCCGAGGTCGCGGCGCGGCGGATCATCCGGGCGGCGCGGGAGGGTCGGCGGGAGGTGCACCTCGGCCTCGTGGGGCGTCTCTTGCCGGTCCTGCACGGCCTGGCGCCGCGGCTCTTCGGGATGGTCACGACGGCGATGGCGCGCCTGCTCCCGCCGCCGGGGCACAGCCCCGAGCGCTGGAAGGGGCGGGAGATCAACTCGACGTTGCCAGGCTCGTTCCTGCTCGGGCTCGGGGACCGGGCGGCGCGGGAGAACAATGAGGAGCCGCCGGTTTAG
- a CDS encoding mechanosensitive ion channel family protein: MNTEPPQDMLQELGQSAIGIGVGAAVLLLCALALPRAERRGTLKTSIVLLGLHVLTVLVRLPLPEGKIDRGVEVLGLFFLLFALARAIFVLVVDVLIGARLAQPMPRIIRDIVQGLVYLGAAAIVLREVGVEPGSLLTTSALLTAVIGLSLQETLGNLFAGLAIQAQRPFEVGDWIGLDPDPRLIGRVVEINWRATTVLTLDQVELIIPNGVLAKTTIRNFTKPTNIARRLVIVQAPHDVSPRRVEEALLEAVHDVPGILAQPAPNAQTRGFNESGIEYQVGYFIEDFSLRDRIDSTVRHRVWYALQRAGISLAVPRRAVEMHAVTAESRAEQARREATHRKAALRTVDFLAPLPEPSLERLASLSRTCHFMPGEAVIRQGDPGSELYIVQRGDLGVLVGRGEGGSVAEVARLGPGQFFGEMSLMTGERRAATVKATTDCELVVVGKDAFQEVLAGDPRLVEQITRALVDRQLALEENLSARAMSRSTRAEADAQSSALLVKIRQFFQL; this comes from the coding sequence ATGAACACCGAACCTCCACAGGACATGCTTCAGGAGCTCGGGCAAAGCGCGATCGGTATCGGCGTCGGCGCGGCGGTGCTGCTCCTCTGCGCGCTCGCCCTGCCCAGAGCGGAGCGCCGGGGCACGCTGAAGACGTCGATCGTCCTCCTCGGCTTGCACGTCCTCACCGTGCTCGTCCGGCTGCCGCTGCCCGAGGGCAAGATCGACCGCGGGGTCGAGGTCCTCGGCCTGTTTTTCCTGCTCTTCGCGCTGGCCCGCGCGATCTTCGTGCTCGTCGTCGACGTGCTCATCGGCGCGCGCCTCGCGCAGCCGATGCCGCGGATCATCCGCGACATCGTCCAGGGGCTCGTCTACCTCGGCGCGGCCGCGATCGTGCTGCGCGAGGTCGGCGTCGAGCCCGGCTCCTTGCTCACGACGAGCGCGCTGCTCACGGCCGTGATCGGCCTCTCGCTCCAGGAGACGCTCGGCAACCTCTTCGCCGGCCTCGCCATCCAGGCGCAGCGGCCGTTCGAGGTCGGCGACTGGATCGGCCTCGACCCCGATCCGCGGCTCATCGGCCGCGTGGTCGAGATCAACTGGCGCGCGACGACCGTGCTCACGCTCGATCAGGTCGAGCTCATCATCCCGAACGGCGTGCTCGCCAAGACGACGATCCGCAATTTCACGAAGCCCACGAACATCGCGCGGCGCCTGGTGATCGTCCAGGCGCCCCACGACGTCTCCCCGCGCCGCGTCGAGGAGGCCCTGCTCGAGGCGGTGCACGACGTGCCCGGCATCCTCGCGCAGCCCGCGCCGAACGCGCAGACCCGCGGCTTCAACGAGAGCGGCATCGAGTATCAGGTCGGCTACTTCATCGAGGATTTCTCCCTGCGCGACCGCATCGACTCCACCGTCCGCCACCGGGTCTGGTACGCGCTCCAGCGCGCGGGCATCTCCCTTGCGGTCCCGCGCCGCGCGGTCGAAATGCACGCGGTGACCGCGGAGTCGCGCGCGGAGCAGGCGCGGCGGGAGGCCACGCACCGCAAAGCGGCGCTCCGGACCGTCGATTTCCTCGCGCCCCTGCCCGAGCCTTCGCTCGAGCGGCTCGCCTCGCTCTCGCGCACCTGCCATTTCATGCCCGGCGAGGCCGTCATCCGTCAGGGGGATCCGGGCAGCGAGCTCTACATCGTGCAACGAGGTGATCTCGGGGTGCTCGTGGGCCGCGGCGAGGGCGGCAGCGTCGCCGAGGTCGCGCGGCTCGGCCCCGGGCAGTTTTTCGGGGAAATGTCCCTGATGACCGGCGAGAGGCGCGCGGCCACCGTGAAAGCGACCACGGACTGCGAGCTCGTCGTGGTCGGCAAGGACGCCTTCCAGGAGGTGCTCGCCGGCGATCCGCGCCTCGTCGAGCAGATCACGCGCGCCCTCGTCGATCGCCAGCTCGCCCTGGAGGAGAACCTCAGCGCGCGCGCCATGTCCCGCAGCACGCGCGCCGAGGCCGACGCGCAGAGCTCGGCGCTGCTCGTCAAGATCCGGCAATTCTTCCAGCTCTGA